Part of the Flavobacterium sp. MDT1-60 genome, TTGTTAGAAAAGTAGTTGAAACTAAAGGAAATCCACCTAAATTATATTAAAAACACTATTCTTAACACACGCTACAAGCAAGCTGGGGATTTGGCAAAATTTGAAGATGGTCTCGTATTTGGAAAAATAGTTTTTAACCAAAAGTTTAGGCTTTCCTAATCCCAGCCTGCATGTAGCACGAGAACCTTTGTGGCAATTATAAAATATCCGCATGAAAAAAAAATTATCAATTTTAATCCTCTTTACTCAGCATTTTCTTTTGGACAAATTCAAATTAATATAACTGAAATTTCCCCGCTAGCGAGAGCGTCCCACTCGTGAACAAAAAGAAATTCAAAACCAATTGGAACGCTCACGAGCGGGACGTTCGCGCTAGCAGAGGAGGTAGAAAAAGTCAATACAGATATCTTAAATTATAAAAAAAAGATTGCCTAATTCCGCTTATGATTTTGAAAATGATCACGAAGTAAATAATTTAGAATTTTATACTGTAAGGAAACTAAAAGTTGATAAATGCCCATATGGCAAAGACTATAAAGATGAATGTTTAATTTATAAGGATGAATTAAGTTGTGTACATTTATTTTATGATGTCAAAGATTAAAAATTATTTAAATAAAAAATGGATATAGAAAAAATAAAAAAATTCAACTCTGAATTAATTGAGAAAAAAATTACAATATGCTGTGCCGAAAGTATTACAGCAGGATTATTAGCAAGTACAATTGCATCTATTCCTGGAGCTTCAAGTGTCCTTAAAGGTAGTATTGTAACATACAATCCTGAGCTTAAAATTTCTATTTTAGGTGTAAAGCCAGAAACTCTATTTAAACATTCTGCTGAATCAATTGAAACCACAGTAGAAATGGTTAACGGTTTAGTAAAAACTTATTCAAATGCACAATTATATGTAGCAGTTACAGGAGTCGCATCTGAACCATTAGAAAATTCAGGAGTAATTAAAAAATGGGGACAAGTGTATATTGCAATTTATTATAATAATGAAGTTTATGAAACTGATAAAATTATAGATTTTATTAAAACAGATGAAATTGAAATAAGGAATGAAATAAGAGAAAAAACAGTTGATTTAATTCTAGAAAAAATTTTAGAAGTTATTTACAAACCTGTTTCTTAACTTTCCAAAATATTTTTCTCTAGCTAGCGCGAGCGTCCCGCTCGTGAACACAAAGAAATTCAAAATCACTTTAAACTTAATTAATTATCTGAACATCCAATAACTTTTTTTAATTTTAAATAAATGAGTGAATTAATAACAGAAAGTCTTTATTGCCAAATTAGTGATAAACTTTTAAAAGAAATAGACCTATCTAAACTTCCTTTATATGGAGAATATGAATACTACAAAATTACTGCGGAAAGATATGGTAAAGTAAAAATAAAATTAGATATCGAAAAAGATATTGATAAAATAAAATATGTAGAAAGCTTAAATAGCAAAAGATTATCTTCACAGAATTATTACACATATGAATGGGAAGTTGAAGAAAAAAAACTTCCAAAAGTTTACGAACCCCTTATTAGACCTGAAATAATGCGGTTTATTGAAATCTTTTCAATTTTCAACAAAAATAAAAATGTTATTTTAAAATTTTCGGTTGTTGATGGAGATTATAAAACCTCTGAAAAATATGCATATGAATTAGCTGTGAGATATGCATTAATTGA contains:
- a CDS encoding CinA family protein codes for the protein MDIEKIKKFNSELIEKKITICCAESITAGLLASTIASIPGASSVLKGSIVTYNPELKISILGVKPETLFKHSAESIETTVEMVNGLVKTYSNAQLYVAVTGVASEPLENSGVIKKWGQVYIAIYYNNEVYETDKIIDFIKTDEIEIRNEIREKTVDLILEKILEVIYKPVS